A region of the Spodoptera frugiperda isolate SF20-4 unplaced genomic scaffold, AGI-APGP_CSIRO_Sfru_2.0 tig00001243_1, whole genome shotgun sequence genome:
AACATTGTAGTGTGGcgcaacaattaaaaaagaaaaagatattaacttttaaaagtCGCCGTACATAGTTGTAAGAGTTGTGGTTCAATCTGTAATACCCACAGTGTACAACGCGGTTCATAGGAGACACGGGTCTTCATAGGGACGTATCTGCTCTTGTTTCTTATCTTTCTTTCTAATTGGCATCGCCGTCCCTGCTACGCTAATGGTGGTCACTGGGGTGATTACAGTACGTAATACCAGCCCAAACTTTCTTCTCAAAAGAACTACGTAGCTAAATAGGTACTATGGGTCAGACACATAATTTTTTATCTTGGTTATCAAAAGTGTCTGAGAAAGCTATGCTGCACACACTGCTGTTTAAAACATGCTTGAATGCTCAATTGTATAACGTAACGTGCAGTTGTATTTTCTGATTAGCCTCCTAcccattatcattattaaaagcTTTTACTGGCTTAGATATTCTACAAAGTATCAGATGCAtgttaacaaacaataaaagatTACTATAAGTTTTCCACCCGCGTCTTCGCAAGCGTGGTATAGGAAAATTGTAACTTCCAAAGGACTCGGGCGCTGGCTTGAAAGTCTTGACACTATATCTTCTAAAGGATTTGTTTGATTCACATAGTGTAAAGGACAATTTTAATCTGGTACAAAGGGACTCATGCTCATAAGCAGCGTGGGCAGATGCATAGTGTACTCTCCAGCTGGCAGAATTTTTCTCAGTAAATTCACGTAAATAAACTTATAGTTAAAATCTTCTAATATGCTTGTCAGCAAACAGCTTcatatattgaaaatataaaccTATTTTGATAGAACATGAGCATATAAATCactttatctataaataaaacctcGTATTGTAAaagttgcgtagttttaaagattagcATACAAAGGGATAGAGAGGGCATGTATGATATTTGTTTTCCTTGGACATAACCTCTTCTGACAGTTGCACCAAATGGTGAGGACAATCAGGCACCTTTAGTACCTACGAATACTGCTTTGCCGCTACTGTGAGTGGTACTTTCACatcgtaatattatttatttgctttaaatGTCTAAGATATGAACGTTATTTCTAACtttgataaaaaatgtaaccaaTAAGCAATAAGTTTATCTCGCAAGCTACCTAACATCCAaactacacacaaacacatgcATATTTTCTCagctaatatattattattcatataaataacaaagGCATATAGAAGCGTGGCGGCTAGGTGCCGCTGGGCACCGTCTCGTGTGCCCGGGTGTAACATACCACGCTCTCGACCGTGCCGTCCAGGACGATGTCTTCGATCTCGCGCTCCAGTTCCTCCATGATGTCGAGAGAGTCGCGCCGTTTCTTCAGATCCTGCTGCGCCGCGGTCGCCACCGTGCTCTCCGGCACCGGGTGGGAAGGACTGGAACATACATtctcatataaaatattgtatgtaaataaatgacCGAATATATGGCAACaggatcaccccctattacatgggacttttaacacaaatggtgaaaagtgggtatacattgatTAGcagcattgcgtgccgtaatgtgcacctctgcctatccctccGGGGATGAAAAGGGTGACTATCTATCTAGATGTTCCATATCTCCTAGACGGGGTAGATGGCGTCCATAGAGAACAATGTTCACTGGTAAATGATACATGAACTACCTCGTTACTCAAATGTGTACTGTTCCGGGACTCAAATAATATGTCAAACTGTCTTGATAGTTTGGTGGGTTAATGAATcgcattattttgtataaaacaaataaaggattTCATTTGTTTATGTTGTACTTTTCGAAAGTTCTCAGTGCACGCACGGAGTCCAGAAGCGAATCCAGTAAGACAAACCTTGCTCCCTATTAAATAGAACTCATTACTAATGCTTAAAACGTATAAAACGTGTGACAAATAGTTGATGAAaacattagtattttaatttatgcttTAAGACCTTCACAAAATCAGATATCGCTGATGTTTTCCTctatcatataatattatttgttaaactgACCTATCATTGTTTGTGACTCGGTCGTCAGGACCAAGATCATTTGAGCTGTGTGCAGGAGACCGCGCCACTGCAGCGGAGCTCAGCTTAAAGCCGCGTTGCTCGGCCTCCTCCTTCTCGGTGGCAAGGTTACGCTCAAGGTTGCAAGTCTTCGAGTCGACCGGCAAGTTCGCTAGCAAGCAACTCTGCTCGTACCCATACTCGCGCTGAAATCTCTCCAATTCCAATGATTGCTGGAATTTTACGAAGAAGAAAAGATTAATCAACTTTTAATAGTAACTTTTTCATTATGAAACAGGCATCTGCTGTTTCTCAAGTACCTTTTCTAAAGCCTGACTATTCATACGAAGTCTGTCTCAGGGACAAACCTCATTGAACCAAGTTGGAATCTATTCAATGCGTAACAGCATAGCAGAAAGGCAAACAAGTAACTTTCGTACTAAAATGTATcatgtactagcttctgccagcaactTCATACGCACAAATAGGTGATTGCCGTTATTGCTTCCCTAGTACTTTCGGCTGTACATAGTCAATCTTTCATTTAGTCAATAACTGATTAGATTAACGCTAACATTAAAACTCTCAACGGCAAACTAGTCATGTTTTCCTAATAATTTATGTCGAAATATAgaaattttcatataaaatcccTACGTAGAAAAGATTGTATCGTACCGCAAACTCGGGGAACAAATTCTCATACTGCTCCGGGTCGGCGAGCGACTGGCCGAGCTTCGTGTTGGTGGCGCTAGTGGACTCGCGCCATAACTTCACCACTTCCGACATTTTCGATGGAATGTATGATCTGAAACACGATGCAATCAACTGAAAACTGTCTCATAGtataaatttaatgttataaCGTCAATCTTCGCTGTCGTAGTTTGTATTATATCCAATGTACTATGGTGTTTGTTTACCTGGCAAAGAAGGCGGCTTCAGGCAGCTTGTCCCGCTGTATGAGCAGCTTAAGACAGGATTCGAGATCATTCAGCATAAAGTAGGCCACGAATGAGATATTCTCCGCGTTTTCCTCCGAGGACATCTGTGCTACACTCTTCAACAGTTCTTTGTCACCTGCAATAACATTCAAACACGATTTGTTGTTATACTCCTTACTGATTCTCGAAGGGTGACGAACCAGTGCAGTTTTGGTTCAAAATTCAAGCAGTTTAATTTTGACTATGGCTAGATTTGCTCACCAGTACTAGCTGCGAATAGAAGGAGGGCACTGTAGTCCTTAGCGCTCTGATAGCAGGCCTTGGTGAGTTCCGTGTctgcagcggcggcggcggccgctCCCAGCCGAGACCACCGTGCCGCTGAGGATCGGGACGTGGAACCCTCGGCCAGTGCCGCCTCCTCGGCCAACTGCTTTGCTCTTCTAAGTTCTCCCAGCGAGAGCGCCAGCTCGAACTGGTGTTCAGGCTCCGTAGAGACTGCTAGAGCTTGTTGTTTGAAGCCCTGTAAAATAGAAATTGTTATTAACCAGTACATAACAACCAGACGTAAATTGGTAGGCCAATTCTCAGCAGCAGGCGAGGGGAGAATATAGTCAGATGCTGCATTAGCATTTTAATGGTAAGCAACTTACTTGTTTCTCTAGGAAGTGAGCGACTCTGGTGCGATGCTCTTGGGGTATGGTGGGGAGCACACGGTCTGCTGTCTCGAAGTCTGCGCGCATCACCGCCGTCTGGTACTCCAGTACCGACAGCAGCAGCGAGTACGACACTATGTTCAACTCCTTGTCATTTAGGTACAGTCTGCAAATAACAAGAACAATGAgataaaatgtcaaaatgtcattgatactattctaaatcatattatattatatgatatgGTAAGCCAATACATTTGGTAAGAGCTAGTAGAATTGGTTGAAAACATACATTGCAAAGGAGAAGGAAAGTGTTTCgcataatgttttatgattTCTTGATTACACATTCCTTACAAATTGTCTAgcatgtttgtatattttacattaagtgaaataaaattagttattttccAAGATATATCACAACCATTTACAGTTGGACCCATGGTATCCCACTCTACTTTCTGATGGAAGATTTTAAAGGAAACTAAATTAGAATTTAGATAAAACCACATTGCTGTACACAGTTTGCTGTACGAGTTTACTGACTTCTGCCCTCTGACTTATTCTAGCAGACCTATACCCCGTACTATATGTgtgatttataacacaaatggtgaaaagcgggtgtacattgtatagcggcattacgagccgtaatgtgcacctctgccctaCTCTTGAGgcataaaaggcatgacgttgctaTGCATACTTGTTAGacctaaataactaaaaaaacccAAGTATGTGTACCTGTTCTCCTTGGCGACGTATCCGAGGATATACATGGTGTGGTCCAGGTGGGATATGGTGACGATCTCTCCGCCGACGTAGTAGTTTATTCTGTTCAAGGAATTCGTGTAGATGAAGCAGTCGCCCACCCATAGTCCTGTCTTTACCACCTCGTTCACTGCACCCACGACCTGTTGGCAAAACACTTAATAAATTCTTCTATTCCTCAAGACTTGATGAAAGAAAGATATGAAgtgttttagaaaataataggTCAACATTAGACTGGTATTTATAAAGGTAGCACGTTACTGGTTAGAATTTTGCGTCGTATACTTTATATCTAGTAATAAATAGGTCAAACCTAGCCTATTCAGCGTATAACTAGGGTAGcatagcttcactgatggacagactgacagaccattgtttatttctttagtgtTAGTTAATGCGAGTGTGTCCAACAAGTGAGACTGTGTGCGTCCCAAAATATgatgtattataatttagtgCACTATAATAAAAGTTGGTGATtcctacaaatatgtttgttCCGCGTATTGGTATAAGCACCTTTTACCTTTTACACCTTTTACCAATTTaccttttacaaaaacaatgaaaaatattcaacacaatGTGTCCCTGAAAACCTCGTCAGACTACAAAATAACGTTACTTTAAATACAGCAACtccattataataaactactgTTATAGATAAGCCTTCGTTCGGTTCGTATTCGATATTCGTGGCCTTATCTATGAGAACGCGGTTATCGCAGCAACACGAACACATTTCAACTTTTTACACTTACTACTTACActgattaaaaatatcgttaaaGTAATAAACTGTAGAAttgttaattctgtacattgaaaatatttaaaaaataagtagtaaGGAGTAGAAACTAAAGCCAAAAATGTGACTAAAAATTTGTTGTCTGTctgtgtctgtctgtatgttcacgtatcacgcaaaaactaccaatccgattacgatgaaacttggtataattatactttaatatcctgGGCACAATACTGTgtacttaatattttgaaaaaatttagacactaaaaaacaaaattgtgcAGCTCGACAAGATTGCTTTCGAAATTTTCAACGTCGTTTCTTGGGTTTCGAGGGTGGTAAAACCTTTGGGTGTTGTCACTGACCGGTCTtttcgataaatgtactatccaacaccAAAATAATGATTGAATTTGGCCTAGAATTTTCAGAGATTCAAcaaacgcgttcaaacaaacaatcatagTCTTCAGCACTGTATATTAGAactaatgaatgaataaaacaaatattttacaaattaaattaaaaagcttcatttaatagaaaaagttCGTAAGATAACTAAAAACTGTTTGAATAAAGTgacgaattaaaataatataaaccgTCGGTTAATTGGTTGCTAATATAGTGCGACCCGTAACTTGGGATAGGCAGAAATGAGAATAATGCTTCCAATTTCTTCATATCAGATTCAAAAGAGTTTTGAATTGCAAATAGTAAAATAGTATATTCAGAATCGAAAAATATACCATAGACTGAGCTAACGTTTTACGGCAACCAATAAGACGACGCGGCGTCTTGAAAATGGGTCAAGTCAGTATGCTTAATCGATGAGCATCCATGAAAATAATTGATGCTATATACAACAATCGTACATCAATAACGAATCAATGAAGAATAAAAGGACAATCTTAGCATTTCCAATAGGAAACTCTTTCTTACTTTACCTTTGATACTAGACAATTTTGTGTAATGATACCTATTCATATTTGGgtgatttttaaaaaaactttaacttttgttTAACGAATCACTAATCTTCCGTGTTATGAAGCATcgcggtagcttattatcatcctaatttttattggattggttgagagcggTGTCACAGCTTATTGCAgcatttattgaaaccaaattttgtgttgcaatcggcagaattgttaacttttggttgaggataatgacgccgttaacattttgtgatttttttcggaaaatcACCCATTTACTAATCACTTTTGCCTTTAGATTAACTATAAACGCAAATTAATGATCTGCTTACCTCAAAAGCGTCTTCGATGCCGTCTTCTGTGATGTTGGAGTTGGTTTCGCGAGCTCGCGTCACAACAGCTGCATTATACTTGAGCACGTAGTACGAGTCATCAGCCGCCAGGCACACCAGGTTGCCGCTCTCCGACCAGTACACGTGCCGCGGCTGGATCTCAATCCTGGACAATGAGACAACTGACTTATAACACGAACAGTCCTTCTTTActcttttatgttatttattaatgtacaaatgaaaatgtgaCGTAGTAACGCGGGAGCATAACTTAAAACTTCGACTTTGCTATGACAAAGTTATTGAAGAACACGTGTGTAAACAATATTCGCTGCATAGACAACCGTTTTAAAATGCATAGCACTGTTACAGTATAGTATAGTTTACAGGCAGCGGTAGTACGTAGGCTTAAGTTAGGATGAAGCAGGTTTTATAGAGAGTATGAATGTATGAAGGTAGTGAAATTCTTATTATAAGATATTCCATGGCCACAGTATGCATAGCATCGTAGAAAAATACtgcaattaataaaatgtccGTGTATACAACGTCATAATATTACATGCATATCACAACCATCTATGGCGTTCCAAGCTTTGTCTGATTTTAGTTGCTGCAATATCGCAAATGcaaaaataagattaattatattatttaaatcaaattagtCGGGTTATGACATATAAAATTATGGTTCTAATTCTGATTCTGTTGTGGCATATAATTATGGTTCTATTGATTTGAGTAGAGGCtggttataaaactaaatattatgatatagaAAATCTACACAAACGCAAGCAAAACTACGCAACGCGGCAACAGCTAGTTGGGCAGTTGGACGCAgacctaatataatattataggtacGATCGACCGGCCTTCATCACCTAATGGTTAGGACTGGCATACAATTATATTCATGTTTAATTACCAGTAATTATGATAAGGGTTATTTTAACTAGAATGCCTGAATGAAGAAACCTTAATTGCCATATATATAAAGTTAGTGAAAGTTTCTTTGTCTTATTAACAAcgcattattttctttgttttttcaCTTTTCAGTTCAACAATTTTGAAATTCCAAGTAATTGGAGTGCTTCGCAAAAGCTCGCTTGACTATGGCAGGCAATATGACTATTAACATAActgacaaaattaataatatgaaactCGAAATTAAAAATTCGCTTGGCATTATGCGTAAAATGCTAACATTCGTGCTTGATCAAAGTCAGTGAGAACTAACTGTTTCGAGAATTTGTTATGGTAAAGAAACTTCGCTACTTTTATCTTTTATGAAATTATCCAAtatgttctttattaaatttttaaactataGTTCTAGGCTTGAAAATATGAGAATGGCCAAGAAGACAAGAAAAAGTAAGACCATCgcatttatatataaatatcgtttaacaatattttattaaacaatatattCGCAAAGCTTAGAAGAGAAACTACAGGATAATGATCTACGAGCAAAACCAATTGGTACACGCAGCGTTTTCACGCGAGCAACACATACAtttcttatttcattaataGTATATTAATGACTGCCATTCATTGTATGtctcgttttttatttcttgtatatCAATTAATGCCAAATATTGTATGTCTcggtatatttattttctgattGCTTCTTAGGCATTTTACAGGCAAAATTTTCGATTTACCATCAATTAAATATCAGGGTTTTAATTAACAGGGTCCCATGCAAtgcacaaaacataataatttgctGTTCCATGGCATAGCTAAAGCTAAATCACTCACAAGAGCAATTGCAGAAGAAATATGTCGCATAGCTTACAAGACTTGCATTATTATATTCTTCGCAAGATACTTTTAAATCCCGGACAATATTAGACTATAAGAATTGATTGCCAAACAATAGGATTTATGTTTCAGAAGACTTAATTCTACATGATGAGAGATGAGTTCTACATGCGATGATACACATTCAATAGTATTACAGTAGTGAGCTCACCGTCTGATCAACTCCAAGTTCTCCCAGTCGTAGAAGGAGAAAGCCACACCGCTGATGGACTTCACACCCAACATGAAACCGCCATATATTCCTGCATTCCAACAATGTTAAAGTTATTAAGAATAAAGAACATGTTTTATGTCACAGTCAAGCAAATGACTCAATGAAAGTCACAATTGATAAAGCAAACTAGGTAGATATTGGTGTCAACCTACCTTCAGCACCATACTCGGGCTTGAAACTCTTTCTCTCTTTGAAGTTCTTGAACACCTTGATGGTGCTGGAGTTCTCAAGTGTCGCATACTCTGAGCTATCAAACGCCCAGACGAACTCCTGTGCAGTGCCGAACGCCTTGTTCCTAAGTGCCATGGCCGTGTAAATAATGTACTCGCCGTCCCCGCACACTACCACGAACCGACCGTTCGGGTTGTGTGCTATAGTTTGTGGATAAATCTCACAGGATCCCATGTCCTTCGCCATCACTGGAACCCGCTCCCCATCTTTTATCTCTGTGCCTGGAAAATATAACATACAATGTCTATATAGCTGAAAAACCTTTCTCATATGAATATTGGTATCAAAGAACAATAAACGGAAACACAGTAACTGACAGACAACTTGTTTACAAATACATCAATGTAGTGTTTACCTTCTGGCAACGCCTTCAGGTTGACTTGCTGCATCTCAGAATGCTTCGCCCAAATAATCTTGCCTCCATTGACGTCCATGGAAATGGCCGGCTCCTCGCGGCCCACCTTGATCATGATCGTGCCCTCGTCGTAACTAGCGAACACACAAACATGTATTGGATATGGATTTATAAACAACaccatatttacaaatattttacatttaacctGTGATTGACGAAGGAAGTATGCCCGAATCGAGTCATTTGGTGTTCTAAtggctctgcctaccccaataaGAGACAGGCGTGGCAATGTTGTCGAGTGTCTTTTCAGAGCAAATTgcaaaagtaaaattattgtattccAGTCATCATATGACTTACCCAATAGCTACATTGTTAGAGCCGTGCATGGAGGAAATGGTCCAGACTCTCTCGAAGCCATAGTTGAGAGAGGATTCAAGTCTGTAAGTGCCCGCGTGCCATATTCTGATGGTGCCGTCCTCTGAGCCAGTCATCAGGATCGGCAGCTCCGGGTGGAACGACACGGCTGTCACATTCTGCGTGTGACCTGTACACAAATCGCATCACATTGTAAACACTGCACTTGCAACGAAAACCTCTCAATCAGACCGtctgatgaaaaaaaaacaaattgtattgtgGAATCAATGATATCAATTGGGTCAATTTAATAGTCCACTTGTAACATGCAGTTGCAATTGCAATGGCAGCTTCTTTGTGATCCAATTGGAATGATAACCCTTGAATGTGCCAATTGATTACATTGATTCACAACGGTGAAGGTTAATT
Encoded here:
- the LOC118275640 gene encoding coatomer subunit beta' isoform X1, with protein sequence MFRQPLRLDIKRKLTARSDRVKCVDQHPTEPWLLCSLYNGDVNIWNYETHSQIKRFEVCDLPVRAAKFVPRKNWVITGSDDMQIRVFNYNTLERVHAFEAHSDYVRCIAIHPTQPYILTSSDDLLIKLWNWERNWACQQVFEGHTHYVMQIVINPKDNNTFASASLDTTVKVWQLGSSISNFTLEGHEKGVNCVDYYHGGDKPYLISGADDRLVKIWDYQNKTCVQTLESHTQNVTAVSFHPELPILMTGSEDGTIRIWHAGTYRLESSLNYGFERVWTISSMHGSNNVAIGYDEGTIMIKVGREEPAISMDVNGGKIIWAKHSEMQQVNLKALPEGTEIKDGERVPVMAKDMGSCEIYPQTIAHNPNGRFVVVCGDGEYIIYTAMALRNKAFGTAQEFVWAFDSSEYATLENSSTIKVFKNFKERKSFKPEYGAEGIYGGFMLGVKSISGVAFSFYDWENLELIRRIEIQPRHVYWSESGNLVCLAADDSYYVLKYNAAVVTRARETNSNITEDGIEDAFEVVGAVNEVVKTGLWVGDCFIYTNSLNRINYYVGGEIVTISHLDHTMYILGYVAKENRLYLNDKELNIVSYSLLLSVLEYQTAVMRADFETADRVLPTIPQEHRTRVAHFLEKQGFKQQALAVSTEPEHQFELALSLGELRRAKQLAEEAALAEGSTSRSSAARWSRLGAAAAAAADTELTKACYQSAKDYSALLLFAASTGDKELLKSVAQMSSEENAENISFVAYFMLNDLESCLKLLIQRDKLPEAAFFARSYIPSKMSEVVKLWRESTSATNTKLGQSLADPEQYENLFPEFAQSLELERFQREYGYEQSCLLANLPVDSKTCNLERNLATEKEEAEQRGFKLSSAAVARSPAHSSNDLGPDDRVTNNDSPSHPVPESTVATAAQQDLKKRRDSLDIMEELEREIEDIVLDGTVESVDLSDDVDFMD
- the LOC118275640 gene encoding coatomer subunit beta' isoform X2; amino-acid sequence: MPLRLDIKRKLTARSDRVKCVDQHPTEPWLLCSLYNGDVNIWNYETHSQIKRFEVCDLPVRAAKFVPRKNWVITGSDDMQIRVFNYNTLERVHAFEAHSDYVRCIAIHPTQPYILTSSDDLLIKLWNWERNWACQQVFEGHTHYVMQIVINPKDNNTFASASLDTTVKVWQLGSSISNFTLEGHEKGVNCVDYYHGGDKPYLISGADDRLVKIWDYQNKTCVQTLESHTQNVTAVSFHPELPILMTGSEDGTIRIWHAGTYRLESSLNYGFERVWTISSMHGSNNVAIGYDEGTIMIKVGREEPAISMDVNGGKIIWAKHSEMQQVNLKALPEGTEIKDGERVPVMAKDMGSCEIYPQTIAHNPNGRFVVVCGDGEYIIYTAMALRNKAFGTAQEFVWAFDSSEYATLENSSTIKVFKNFKERKSFKPEYGAEGIYGGFMLGVKSISGVAFSFYDWENLELIRRIEIQPRHVYWSESGNLVCLAADDSYYVLKYNAAVVTRARETNSNITEDGIEDAFEVVGAVNEVVKTGLWVGDCFIYTNSLNRINYYVGGEIVTISHLDHTMYILGYVAKENRLYLNDKELNIVSYSLLLSVLEYQTAVMRADFETADRVLPTIPQEHRTRVAHFLEKQGFKQQALAVSTEPEHQFELALSLGELRRAKQLAEEAALAEGSTSRSSAARWSRLGAAAAAAADTELTKACYQSAKDYSALLLFAASTGDKELLKSVAQMSSEENAENISFVAYFMLNDLESCLKLLIQRDKLPEAAFFARSYIPSKMSEVVKLWRESTSATNTKLGQSLADPEQYENLFPEFAQSLELERFQREYGYEQSCLLANLPVDSKTCNLERNLATEKEEAEQRGFKLSSAAVARSPAHSSNDLGPDDRVTNNDSPSHPVPESTVATAAQQDLKKRRDSLDIMEELEREIEDIVLDGTVESVDLSDDVDFMD